tttcttcctttttgttcCCAGAATTTGTTATCATTCTTGGTTTTTAAGACGGCATTAAGGCAGCCATGACGAGGGGCTGGGTAATGGAACTATTCCAGTTCAGTTACTGTGCTTCGTTGAACGCCGTGCATGCAAAGAACCGACCGCCAACTAGGTGGCAAGCATTTTCCAAGACATAGTTGTCGTTTTGGATCGGAAAAAGGTGTATCAAGAGTTAACGATGCTTATTAAAGAGTTTCGTATACCCATGCCCATTAGTGTCTCAGAGGTTTGTAAATATTCAATCACATCATTATTCAACATCAGTGGACTCGATTCATAATCTGCATTTCAACTTTGCCCCACAGTATAAAGTTGGGCAGTTATATATGATAGCAAAGCATAGTAATGAGCAGTCTGCTGAAGGAGAAGGAGTTGAAGTTGTGGCTAATCATCCCCATGAAGATATTGAGTATGGAGCAGGGCAGTACACAGAAAAAAGGATATACCTCTTCAGGTATAACATTAACTCAACTAAAACATAGCCTAATCATTTTAATCtgcaaaatcattttttctttcagtcgTCTTCCTCAGTGGATTAGGTCACTCATACCAAAAATATTCTATATAACAGAAAAAGCATGGAACTACTATCCCCGCACTATAACTGAATACACAGTACAAATCTTTTTGAAGCTAGAaatcacaaaacaaaaaatgattaactatggatttatttattttattatcaAATAGTGCTCTTTCCTACCCAGGTTTATCATTAATGTCAAAACGTGTTATGAAGACAATGCAGGAACTCACGAAAACGTAAAGGCTGTAAAATTTCTTGTCAAGTGATCTTATCGtctaacattttattttattcataggCTTTAAGTCTAGATGAAAGCCAACTCAGTGCTCGAGAAGTGGACTTCATCGATATCGCATATGACGATATCAACCCTAAGCATTACAAAGCGGAAGAAGATTTGAGAACATGGCATTCGGAGATAACTGGACGAGGCCCCTTGACGCCAGATTGGATGAAAAGCGATCTGAAACCAATGATGTGCTCGTACAAGTTGGTTTCAGTCTGCTTCGAAGTCTGGGGCCTTCAGACGCGAGTCGAAGACTATGTCCAACGCGCCATCCGAGAAATCTTACTAGTTGGGCATCGTCAAGCCGTTGCATGGTTGGATCAATGGTTCAACATGACGGAAGAGGATGTCAGAAAGTACGAGAACGAAATGCACATCGTTACAAATGAGAAGGTACTACATCACCAAAGCAATGTTGTCATTTCACCGACTTCCCCAGATGCAGTCTCCGATTTGCCAGAAGAGGCTACGCCAACCAGACGTAGTTGGTTTAGTTGGTCGTAGCTTGTAGGACGtgtctttatttatttatgtcaAGAATTCTCTTTCAAAACTTTACTTACGTCACAAACATATAATGTCACATTAAGTTAGCATTTTGTTGTCTGTTGTAATTGCATCTATGTGTCTGAAGCATTTGTTTTGTGAAAACTTGAGGGAAAAGAGACTCGACGAATGGCTTGCTCTGTGTTAAATATTAACCATCAAAGCTAGATCCAAGAAGCGTTCGCCTCTTACAGT
This sequence is a window from Daphnia magna isolate NIES linkage group LG7, ASM2063170v1.1, whole genome shotgun sequence. Protein-coding genes within it:
- the LOC116926554 gene encoding cytoplasmic phosphatidylinositol transfer protein 1, encoding MLIKEFRIPMPISVSEYKVGQLYMIAKHSNEQSAEGEGVEVVANHPHEDIEYGAGQYTEKRIYLFSRLPQWIRSLIPKIFYITEKAWNYYPRTITEYTCSFLPRFIINVKTCYEDNAGTHENALSLDESQLSAREVDFIDIAYDDINPKHYKAEEDLRTWHSEITGRGPLTPDWMKSDLKPMMCSYKLVSVCFEVWGLQTRVEDYVQRAIREILLVGHRQAVAWLDQWFNMTEEDVRKYENEMHIVTNEKVLHHQSNVVISPTSPDAVSDLPEEATPTRRSWFSWS